DNA sequence from the Marinilongibacter aquaticus genome:
CCGACATAATGAAAAGGCCAAAATCGCCAATCCGAGCGGTACTCATTCGAAAATTATTCGGTTGCGAAGCGGTGAAATGGTATACGGCATCCTCGGAAATATCTTGAATGTAATTCCCTTCCGTATAAATCGCTTTGATTTTTGCAGACACGTCTTCTTTATCGGCAATCCGAAGCAAGTATTTCAAACGTAGAGAATTCGCAAACTTCTTCCATTTATCCAGATCTCCCGAAAACACAATATCGCCATTTAGGGGAATTGCAGACTGGTAAGCCTCCAAAGCTTCGAGCCCATTTTCCAGATTATCCAAAATGCCGTTTTCTGCAAGATAAATATCCCTTTGGCTGTCGTATTTTGGCCGCACATTCCCCGCTTTTCCTTGCAAAGCCTCGCTGTATGGGACATCTCCGTATAGGTCGGTAAGTTGGGCGGTGAACAGGGCCTTTAAAATCAATGCCGGGCCTTGGTACACTTTGGCTGCGGGCTCGGTTTCAGATTTCTTGAGCAGGATTTCGTTGTCGCGAAGATTCTGATACAAAAAGCTCCAAGGATTCCCTCCGTACTGCGATTGGCTCAAACCGTGCCGATCGAACAAATTGAAATCAATGGCGGTGAACAATTGCCCCAAAAGATTTCCAGCGACAAAGCCTTCATAAGACATGTTGTCGGAATAGTTGAACAAAACCTGACGCAACAGAAACTCGGGCTGCACGTCGACCGGAGCCGTAGGATTGAGGTTGATTTCTTCAAAATCTTTTGTACAGGATTGCAAACCCAAAAAGAGCAAAACAAAAACTAGGACGAAACGGCTGCTGTTTCTTTTCATCATTTTCAATTTTTTAAAACGATACACTCAATTTCATACCCAAGCTTCGGGCCGTGGGGTAGGCCATATCTTCCACTCCAGAAAGCACATTTTGCCCTTGAAAAGCCACTTGTTCGGGATCGAAGTGCTTAATTTTACTGATCGCAAAAATATTTCGCCCCACAAATGAAAGACTCATGCTTTCGATGGCTTTTCCCAGCCATTTTTCGGGTAGGCGATACGCTAAAGAAACCGACCGCAATTTGACATACGATGCATCTAAAGTGTTGTTCTCTTCGTGGTTGCGGTCGTAGTATTGGCGATAATACGATTCGGCAGAAATGGCCTGCGTATTTTTCTGATATACCGGATTTTCAACTGAACCCACATTGACCACGCCATCGGCAATTATCCCGGCCTCTGGCCTATAAGCCGTTTCCTCCAATTGGCCCGCAACACCCGCCAAGGCCTGTGTGCGTGACACAATTTGCCCGCCTTGACGCCAATCCACAACAAAATTGAGATTCCAGTTTTTATACTTCAATTCATTGACAAAACCCGCCATGAATTTCGGATTGTAATTGCCCAACTTTATCAAATTGTTGTCTGCAATGTAATTTCCATCGGCATTGAGAATAAATTGGCCGGCCTCATTTTTCAAATAACCCGTCCCGTACATGTCGCCAAGTCGCCCACCTTTTTTCACCTGATACCATACCGTTTGATTCACGTTGTCGTACACGCGATTATAGGCTAAAGTCACCGTTTCAATGCCATCGGGAATAGATTGCAACACACTTTTGTACGTGCTAAAATTCAGTCCTAATGTCCAATTCAGCTTTTTTTGCTGGTATAAAGTATAGAAAACCGTCGCTTCGAAACCCGAATTTCGAATTCTTCCGCCATTGACATTTTGCTGCGTATACCCCGAAGACTCCGCAATGGGCATAGAGATAATCTGATTGCGGCTGAGCGAATTGAAATAAGTGAGATCCAATTTCAATTTATCATTGAAAGCCCGAATGTCGGCCCCAAATTCTTCAGACGAAATGCGTTCGGGCAGAAGGTTGGCATTGGGTATACTTTTTTGATCGGTAAATGTGGGCAAACCGCCAACGGGCGTTCCAGGAACAAAAAAGCCGGTGGTCTGGAAAGGATTCGTGTCATTGCCCACTTCGGCATAACTTGCTCTTAATTTCAAGAAAGAGAGATTGGGCGGTAATCTGAAAAGCTCGCTGAGCACAAATGCTCCCGAAACCGAAGGATAGAAAAACGAGGTGTTTTTTGTGGATGCTGGTGAAGCCAAAGCACTGCTCCAATCGTTTCTTCCCGAAAGCTCGAGGAACAGATATTCGCCCAAACTAAACTTGGCCAAACCATACAAGCTGTTTATTCTTTTGATACCCACATTTTGGAAATAAGCCAAAGGCGAAGCCCCGTTCGCCAAAGAGAAAACCCCAGGCTGGGCCAAAGTGAGCACTTGATTTTGCGTCATTTCCGCCGATTGATCCATGCGGTTTCCGCCAAGAGAAAAGTCCAAACCGTATTGCGAAAATTGCTTGCCGTAGTTCAATAAGAAATCGGTATTTATTTCATGGAAATTGATTTCCTGCTCGGCATAAGCTCCGTTTTTAAACCTGTTCGAACTGAAGGCTCTTCGGAAGGCCCGCCTTTCAATTTGGCTATCGACACCCGATCGCACTTGCAAAGAAAGCTCTGGCGTAAAGGCATATCGGGCCAGCAAATTCCCAAAAATACGATTCCTGTTGAACGAATTCCTGTTTTCGTATAGTGTAAAATACGGATTGTCGAAATACGTATAGTTGTAAGAATATTGCTGTACATCTTTCAATCCCGGCTGCCACATGTCTTTCATTGGATTGATATCTGTTTGCCTTCCCAGCCATGCCACCAAAGCATAATTGATGTTCTCTGATCCGTATTTTGTAGCCGGACGGTTTCCACTTTTCGATTGCACATAATTCACATTCGAAACCACTGTCAATTGTTTCAAAGGGTTGAAAGTCATTGACGCGTTCAAAGTATTCCGCCCCAAATTCACACCCGGAATGAATGATTTACTATCCAGGTTGGTCAAGCCTAGGCGGTAATGGCCCATTTCGTTACCCCCAGAAAAAGCCAAACTGTTGATGGCCGAATGCCCCGTTTGGTAAAAATTTTTGAGGTTATCCGGATGCGATACGAAGGGGGTTGGTGTAATCGGCAAATTGCTGTACACACGCGTATCGCCCGCCCGAACAACTTGGCCATCCGGCAAACTTACCGGACTGTCGTATTGTGGGATAAGCAACCCTGCATCCAATTTAGGGCCATAACTGTAGGTGATGTTGTCGTTTATTCCGCCGCCCAATCCATCTTTGTATTCAAACTGACCATTATTCCCTTGCCCGTAAAGGTTTTGAAATTTGGGCAAACGAAAAGGCTTATCGACGTAAAATGTCGAATTGTATTCTACGCCAATTCCGTTTCTTTCCCCTCCTTTTTTGGTTTGAATCAGCACCACCCCGTTGGCTGCCCGCGTACCGTACAAAGCTGCGGCCGTTGGCCCTTTCAACACTGTGACATTGGCGATATCGTCTGGATTTACATCCATGGCCCCGTTTCCGAAATCCACTTCCTGAAATCCCTCGGCCGCATCGTTGGTAATATTTACCGTTGTGTTGTTGTTGATGGGCGTGCCATCCACCACAAAAAGCGGATTGTTATTTGTGAAAGAGCTCTCTCCCCGGATCGTGATTTTGGTCGTACTCCCTACACCAGTAGAACCCATATTCACCGTAAGCCCGGCCACTCGCCCGCCGAGGTTGTCGAGCAAATTGGTTGATTTTATATCCGAAAAAGCCAGACCATTAATGGATTGCACCGCGTAGCCCAGATTTTTGCTTTCTCGCTCCAAGCCTAAAGCCGTAACCACAATTTCTTGAAGGGCCTCGTTTTGCCGCAGTGCAATGGAATAATCCGAGCGGTTCGCGTTTACTTCAACTATTTGGCTTTCGTAACCCACCATACTGACTGTAAAGCGTTTCACTTCGCTGGAAATCAGTATCGAAAAACGGCCTTCTGCATCGGTAAAAGTGCCTTTGCTTTTCCCCGCAACGGTCATTACAATATTGGCCCCAGAAAGGCTTTCGTTTGTGGCGGCATCGTACACTCGCCCTTCAATCGGACGCTCTTGGGCTTGCAACTGAAGCCAGCAAAAAAGCAGTAGAAAAGGTAGTTTTCGCAACATGCACTTAAAAGGATTGATCAGTTATGCCCTAATTACGAAGAATCTTTCTACCCGGATCGAAAAGCTTAAAAATAAAAAAGCGTACAACCGCTTACGCAGCTGCACGCCTTCGCTATCAGAAACCTTAATTTACAAATTCAATACGCCATCCAATTTGACGCTAAAGTCCACTTCAACAGAAGCTCCGGCATCTACTTGCACACTGTTTAAATCCAAGGC
Encoded proteins:
- a CDS encoding SusD/RagB family nutrient-binding outer membrane lipoprotein; the protein is MMKRNSSRFVLVFVLLFLGLQSCTKDFEEINLNPTAPVDVQPEFLLRQVLFNYSDNMSYEGFVAGNLLGQLFTAIDFNLFDRHGLSQSQYGGNPWSFLYQNLRDNEILLKKSETEPAAKVYQGPALILKALFTAQLTDLYGDVPYSEALQGKAGNVRPKYDSQRDIYLAENGILDNLENGLEALEAYQSAIPLNGDIVFSGDLDKWKKFANSLRLKYLLRIADKEDVSAKIKAIYTEGNYIQDISEDAVYHFTASQPNNFRMSTARIGDFGLFIMSETIEEELKKLNDPRMATYFRPTGADANVYHGLLNGPDASQLSISVADYSLSGTIFREEADKVKANFMTSYETKFVLAEAALRGFIEANPQVLYEEGVRDAFAYWYTVMPETYLSDGPAAFQSSSALEQIITQKWLANIINGYEGWIEYRRTGFPALKTISASLNNDLIPVRLPYPTTEDALNNANFTEAAGRTEGNSINAKVWWDVQD
- a CDS encoding TonB-dependent receptor, which codes for MLRKLPFLLLFCWLQLQAQERPIEGRVYDAATNESLSGANIVMTVAGKSKGTFTDAEGRFSILISSEVKRFTVSMVGYESQIVEVNANRSDYSIALRQNEALQEIVVTALGLERESKNLGYAVQSINGLAFSDIKSTNLLDNLGGRVAGLTVNMGSTGVGSTTKITIRGESSFTNNNPLFVVDGTPINNNTTVNITNDAAEGFQEVDFGNGAMDVNPDDIANVTVLKGPTAAALYGTRAANGVVLIQTKKGGERNGIGVEYNSTFYVDKPFRLPKFQNLYGQGNNGQFEYKDGLGGGINDNITYSYGPKLDAGLLIPQYDSPVSLPDGQVVRAGDTRVYSNLPITPTPFVSHPDNLKNFYQTGHSAINSLAFSGGNEMGHYRLGLTNLDSKSFIPGVNLGRNTLNASMTFNPLKQLTVVSNVNYVQSKSGNRPATKYGSENINYALVAWLGRQTDINPMKDMWQPGLKDVQQYSYNYTYFDNPYFTLYENRNSFNRNRIFGNLLARYAFTPELSLQVRSGVDSQIERRAFRRAFSSNRFKNGAYAEQEINFHEINTDFLLNYGKQFSQYGLDFSLGGNRMDQSAEMTQNQVLTLAQPGVFSLANGASPLAYFQNVGIKRINSLYGLAKFSLGEYLFLELSGRNDWSSALASPASTKNTSFFYPSVSGAFVLSELFRLPPNLSFLKLRASYAEVGNDTNPFQTTGFFVPGTPVGGLPTFTDQKSIPNANLLPERISSEEFGADIRAFNDKLKLDLTYFNSLSRNQIISMPIAESSGYTQQNVNGGRIRNSGFEATVFYTLYQQKKLNWTLGLNFSTYKSVLQSIPDGIETVTLAYNRVYDNVNQTVWYQVKKGGRLGDMYGTGYLKNEAGQFILNADGNYIADNNLIKLGNYNPKFMAGFVNELKYKNWNLNFVVDWRQGGQIVSRTQALAGVAGQLEETAYRPEAGIIADGVVNVGSVENPVYQKNTQAISAESYYRQYYDRNHEENNTLDASYVKLRSVSLAYRLPEKWLGKAIESMSLSFVGRNIFAISKIKHFDPEQVAFQGQNVLSGVEDMAYPTARSLGMKLSVSF